A DNA window from Turicibacter sp. TJ11 contains the following coding sequences:
- a CDS encoding CPBP family intramembrane glutamic endopeptidase, with amino-acid sequence MLFRGVILSRLSQRFSDFWSLITMSLSFGLLHGVDFIGATVFGYLCGALYLKFKNIWASILVHSLNNALGCLFFVINQNQKLSLPSFNEVEVLHSFKEGFSFLLIGGVFLVFTLKHLNQSRLE; translated from the coding sequence CTGTTATTTAGAGGTGTCATATTGAGTCGGTTATCTCAACGTTTTTCGGATTTTTGGTCTTTAATAACCATGTCACTTAGCTTTGGACTTCTTCATGGAGTCGACTTTATTGGAGCAACGGTGTTTGGATATTTATGTGGCGCTTTATATCTTAAATTTAAAAATATTTGGGCTTCCATTTTAGTACATAGTCTAAATAATGCACTTGGTTGTCTCTTTTTTGTTATCAATCAAAATCAGAAGCTTTCATTGCCGAGTTTTAATGAAGTGGAAGTACTTCATTCATTTAAAGAAGGATTCAGTTTTTTACTGATTGGGGGTGTCTTCCTCGTTTTTACCTTAAAACATCTAAATCAATCACGTCTTGAATAG
- a CDS encoding exodeoxyribonuclease III, with translation MLKLISWNVNGLRACVKKGFLDFFNDVDADFFCVQETKLQEGQIDLKLEGYYQYWNYAVKKGYSGTAIFTKHEPLSVAYGIGMEEHDQEGRVITLEYPQFYLVTVYTPNSQNELARLDYRLKWEQDFRSYLTELEKLNPVIICGDLNVAHQAIDLKNPKTNTKNPGFTPSEREEMTHLLEAGFIDTFRHFYPTKENCYSWWSYRANARSKNVGWRIDYFIASAKLKDQLESAQIYAEILGSDHCPVGLTIDL, from the coding sequence GTGTTAAAATTGATCTCTTGGAACGTGAATGGATTACGTGCTTGTGTTAAAAAAGGATTTTTAGATTTTTTCAATGACGTGGATGCAGATTTTTTCTGTGTTCAAGAAACAAAATTACAAGAAGGACAAATCGATTTAAAATTAGAAGGCTATTATCAATACTGGAATTATGCCGTTAAAAAAGGATATTCTGGAACTGCTATTTTTACTAAACATGAGCCATTATCCGTCGCTTATGGAATTGGAATGGAGGAACATGATCAAGAAGGACGTGTGATTACGCTTGAATATCCTCAGTTTTACTTAGTGACCGTTTATACGCCCAATTCACAAAATGAATTAGCTCGACTCGATTATCGCTTAAAATGGGAACAAGATTTTCGTTCTTATCTCACAGAACTTGAAAAACTAAACCCTGTCATTATTTGCGGTGATTTAAACGTCGCTCATCAAGCTATCGATTTAAAAAATCCTAAAACGAATACTAAAAATCCTGGATTCACACCTTCTGAGCGTGAGGAAATGACTCATCTTTTGGAGGCTGGGTTTATTGATACATTCCGTCATTTTTATCCGACTAAAGAAAACTGCTACTCTTGGTGGTCTTATCGTGCCAATGCTCGTTCAAAAAATGTGGGATGGCGCATTGACTATTTTATTGCATCAGCTAAGTTAAAAGATCAACTTGAGAGTGCACAAATTTATGCTGAAATTTTAGGATCGGATCATTGTCCAGTTGGATTAACCATTGATTTATAA
- a CDS encoding cell wall metabolism sensor histidine kinase WalK yields the protein MIKKLKRRFIWINLSILLTIFFALFAGTFYLMYQSGKTQAIKVMQQIAQTEGKNYNLPYRDLMMPQSKHDPIPINKNLWRDSFTIILDQSNHLVQMITNIDESSDLTSYESLVADVLSLEKDEGVISFNDLNLRYLMQIHPNGTKILVFLDRSSEIATLSQLILVLVAIGIISIIILSIISYYLATWAIRPIALAWEKQQRFVADASHELKTPLTVIQTTTDVLLANKDHTIMSEQKWVDYIKSETQRMSKLVSDLLYLAKVDRHEALVKSSFNLSEAITHVILPFESIVFESLKSLEISIEPDLMYVGEEARIQQVAVILLDNALKYAPVGTTIHISLKRHHSSYQLQISNEGEGIPQKHLDKIFERFYRVDDSRARETGGYGLGLSIAKSIIDQHHGSISVTSVLNGRTTFTVTLPTKSQRFSLKHLIQEPN from the coding sequence ATGATTAAAAAATTAAAACGTCGGTTTATTTGGATTAATTTATCCATTTTACTCACCATTTTCTTTGCCTTATTTGCTGGAACTTTTTATCTGATGTATCAAAGTGGAAAAACACAGGCCATTAAAGTAATGCAACAAATCGCTCAAACGGAAGGAAAAAATTATAATCTTCCTTATCGTGATTTAATGATGCCTCAATCGAAACACGATCCGATTCCTATTAATAAAAATTTATGGCGTGATAGTTTTACCATTATTTTAGATCAATCGAATCATCTCGTTCAAATGATTACTAATATTGATGAAAGTTCCGATTTAACAAGTTACGAATCATTAGTTGCTGATGTCCTCTCCTTAGAGAAAGACGAGGGAGTAATTTCATTCAATGATTTAAACTTACGTTATTTGATGCAAATTCATCCAAATGGAACAAAGATTCTTGTCTTTTTAGATCGATCATCAGAAATCGCAACCCTCTCACAACTGATTTTAGTGTTGGTTGCCATCGGTATCATTTCTATTATTATTTTATCGATTATTAGTTATTATTTAGCAACTTGGGCGATTCGACCAATTGCTTTAGCGTGGGAAAAACAGCAGCGATTTGTGGCAGATGCCTCACATGAATTAAAAACACCATTAACTGTCATTCAAACAACGACAGATGTTTTATTAGCGAATAAAGATCACACAATTATGAGTGAACAAAAATGGGTTGATTACATTAAATCAGAAACACAACGTATGTCTAAATTAGTGAGTGACTTACTGTACTTAGCCAAAGTTGATCGCCATGAAGCTTTAGTCAAGTCATCCTTTAATTTAAGTGAAGCGATTACACACGTGATTCTCCCTTTTGAATCCATTGTCTTTGAATCTTTGAAATCGTTAGAGATATCAATTGAACCCGACTTGATGTATGTTGGAGAAGAAGCTCGCATTCAACAAGTAGCCGTTATTTTACTAGATAACGCCCTTAAATATGCTCCTGTCGGTACAACGATTCACATTAGCCTTAAACGTCATCATTCGAGTTATCAACTTCAAATAAGTAATGAAGGAGAAGGAATTCCCCAAAAACATCTTGATAAAATTTTCGAACGTTTTTATCGTGTCGATGATTCTAGAGCTCGTGAAACGGGTGGCTATGGACTAGGCCTATCGATTGCAAAGTCTATTATTGATCAACATCACGGAAGCATTTCAGTGACAAGTGTTCTCAATGGACGAACAACATTCACCGTGACATTACCAACTAAATCCCAACGATTTTCACTTAAACATCTCATTCAAGAGCCCAATTAA
- a CDS encoding response regulator transcription factor, which produces MRILLVEDEVRLADVIGQIMKSQKYTVDIFNDGDSGLDYGLSGIYDLIILDVMLPKRNGFDILKELRHHKITTPVLFLTAKDEISDKVYGLDLGADDYLTKPFATEELLARVRALLRRQGDVVTDDCVHYEETELNLSTHELRCQEKKVQLGLKEFNILSCLMHHGNQIVTKELLIEKVWGYDAEVDYNNVEVYISFLRKKLQFINSSVKIKTVRGVGYCLGVNSDD; this is translated from the coding sequence ATGAGAATACTATTAGTTGAAGATGAGGTTCGATTAGCGGATGTCATTGGACAAATTATGAAAAGCCAAAAATATACCGTTGATATTTTTAATGATGGCGATTCTGGTTTAGATTATGGTCTAAGTGGCATTTATGATCTCATTATTTTAGACGTCATGTTACCTAAACGAAATGGCTTTGACATTCTTAAAGAATTACGCCATCACAAAATCACAACCCCTGTCTTATTTTTAACCGCAAAAGATGAGATTAGCGATAAAGTCTACGGGCTTGATCTAGGTGCTGATGATTACCTAACGAAGCCCTTTGCCACCGAAGAACTACTCGCCCGTGTCCGTGCCCTGCTTCGCCGTCAAGGTGATGTGGTGACCGATGATTGTGTTCATTATGAAGAAACGGAACTTAATTTATCAACTCATGAACTTCGATGTCAGGAAAAGAAAGTACAACTTGGACTAAAAGAATTCAACATCTTATCTTGTTTAATGCATCATGGAAATCAAATTGTCACGAAAGAATTACTGATTGAAAAGGTTTGGGGGTATGACGCTGAGGTTGACTACAATAATGTTGAAGTTTATATTTCCTTTCTTCGAAAAAAACTTCAGTTTATCAACTCTTCGGTTAAAATTAAAACCGTTCGTGGAGTCGGATACTGCCTTGGAGTGAACTCCGATGATTAA
- a CDS encoding aminoglycoside 6-adenylyltransferase, producing the protein MYLQTSQYHLIKGKHTNIPIQQWEDAPYLLIQPQTHLLYLEWEIILDETRLPVGTIALKQLKDLMTFEIVYDWEIEDTSVEVVLECLKLVMDYAFGTLRIQTLVIRLYALDFKMMNLVQRLGMTLEEKIMIGGVVFSVYSLSHDQQHSMMKMRSSSLVQSQILQFVKQEEPIRLMIQTGQRLNKHAPIDLLRDYHYRLFIQDNFFYDYLHQSNWMNHLGEVVISRKSVLSDYAYLFQIQFKDGVRLDLEFISLHQLWAVIYEETLSKVILDKDDLLHALDEPNDSAYYVQRPTEEEFHELLNNIWWYQIEVAKALYRDEIPLVIRMYEGELLQEITTLLSWKIGIKYDWKVDLGRHKRWLKRYLPEHTYLDYISVCSIINPHSVWENLFSIEPFVQKLAKEIGSYLGYAFDHSQGDKVKQFLHRMNSLPDNATDFNH; encoded by the coding sequence ATGTACTTACAAACAAGCCAGTATCATTTGATTAAAGGGAAGCATACCAATATCCCCATTCAACAATGGGAGGATGCTCCTTATTTATTAATCCAACCTCAAACCCATTTATTATATTTAGAGTGGGAAATCATTCTTGATGAAACAAGATTACCAGTGGGGACGATCGCATTAAAGCAACTAAAAGATTTGATGACATTTGAAATCGTTTATGATTGGGAAATAGAGGACACAAGTGTGGAAGTCGTTTTAGAGTGTTTGAAGTTAGTCATGGATTATGCCTTTGGAACTCTAAGAATTCAAACGTTAGTTATTCGTTTATACGCACTTGACTTTAAAATGATGAATCTTGTGCAGCGATTAGGAATGACACTTGAAGAAAAAATTATGATAGGTGGGGTGGTTTTTTCTGTTTATAGTCTCAGTCACGATCAGCAACATTCGATGATGAAAATGAGATCGTCGTCTTTAGTTCAAAGTCAGATTCTGCAGTTTGTGAAACAAGAAGAACCTATTCGTCTGATGATTCAGACAGGACAACGATTAAACAAACATGCTCCAATTGATTTATTAAGAGATTATCATTATCGATTATTTATTCAAGATAATTTTTTTTATGATTATCTTCATCAATCAAATTGGATGAATCACTTAGGGGAAGTTGTCATTAGTAGAAAAAGCGTATTATCTGATTACGCATATTTATTTCAAATTCAATTTAAAGACGGTGTAAGACTTGATCTAGAGTTTATTTCGCTTCATCAGTTATGGGCGGTCATTTACGAAGAAACATTATCAAAAGTCATTTTAGATAAAGATGATTTGCTTCATGCGCTTGATGAACCGAATGATAGCGCCTATTATGTTCAACGACCAACCGAAGAAGAATTTCATGAGTTATTAAATAATATTTGGTGGTATCAAATTGAAGTGGCCAAAGCACTTTACCGAGATGAAATACCATTAGTCATCCGAATGTATGAAGGAGAATTGTTACAAGAGATTACCACGTTATTAAGCTGGAAAATCGGTATTAAGTATGACTGGAAAGTTGATTTAGGACGTCATAAACGTTGGTTAAAGCGATATTTACCAGAACATACGTACTTAGACTATATCAGTGTCTGTTCCATCATCAATCCTCATTCAGTTTGGGAAAACTTATTTTCTATTGAACCGTTTGTACAAAAACTAGCAAAAGAAATTGGAAGTTATTTAGGATATGCTTTCGATCATTCTCAAGGAGATAAAGTCAAGCAGTTCTTGCATCGAATGAACTCTTTACCAGATAATGCGACAGATTTTAATCATTAA
- a CDS encoding S9 family peptidase: MTVKFRKRRLFMSLLIGMTIFLFLPMAMSFMLYEHRFGSRQETPDYLKYEVAEFDQLQATQTFFSSNHHQMLAGVLYKNVEVLQPKGIIIISSGVEAGHNRYLPEIDYMARQGYLVFAFDGTGTDLSEGRSIVGLPQAIIDLDYAIHYIKDSESFDDLPLMLYGHGVGGYAAMSVLTKHQDITAIVERSGFYDSADLMNFMEEPILGQLSHLLTPYIKLYEWLKFGEYVQLNGLDALSQTKTHVLFMHSQDDDVVSYQQNFAKFVDLFGSIQHFKFMSYQNRGHDIVINPTLLDTVREQFEEDYPSVGEMPQDIRRMYHEVLYDLDYRLDVSVMKEIIDFYDQWIVKEYE, from the coding sequence ATGACGGTGAAGTTTCGAAAAAGGCGACTTTTTATGAGTTTGCTCATAGGAATGACCATCTTTTTATTTCTTCCAATGGCGATGAGTTTTATGCTGTATGAGCATCGGTTTGGAAGTCGACAAGAAACACCTGACTATTTGAAATACGAAGTGGCGGAGTTTGATCAGTTACAAGCGACTCAAACTTTTTTTTCATCCAATCATCATCAAATGTTAGCAGGTGTCCTATATAAGAATGTAGAAGTCTTGCAACCTAAAGGCATCATTATTATTTCTTCAGGAGTTGAAGCTGGGCATAATCGGTATTTACCTGAAATTGATTATATGGCAAGACAAGGCTACCTTGTTTTCGCTTTCGATGGAACAGGAACTGATTTAAGTGAAGGAAGAAGTATTGTTGGCTTACCACAGGCCATTATTGATTTAGATTATGCTATTCATTATATTAAAGATTCGGAATCATTTGATGATTTACCTCTTATGTTATATGGTCATGGGGTAGGGGGATATGCGGCAATGAGTGTCTTAACTAAACATCAAGATATTACAGCGATTGTTGAACGATCGGGATTTTATGATTCAGCGGATTTAATGAATTTTATGGAAGAACCGATTTTAGGTCAACTCTCTCATCTTTTAACGCCATATATAAAACTTTATGAATGGTTAAAGTTTGGTGAATACGTCCAATTAAATGGATTAGACGCGTTAAGTCAAACGAAGACACATGTCTTATTTATGCATAGTCAAGATGATGATGTGGTTAGTTATCAACAAAATTTCGCTAAATTTGTTGATTTGTTTGGATCGATTCAACATTTTAAATTTATGAGTTATCAAAATCGAGGGCACGATATTGTCATTAATCCAACTCTTTTAGATACAGTTCGTGAACAATTTGAAGAAGACTATCCGTCAGTAGGAGAAATGCCGCAAGACATACGCCGAATGTATCATGAAGTTTTATATGACTTAGATTATCGATTAGATGTTTCAGTGATGAAAGAAATTATTGATTTTTATGATCAATGGATTGTCAAAGAGTATGAATAA
- a CDS encoding IS1182 family transposase — protein sequence MRNQENIHQDYTTYSTGYQLSLTMDIQVYIPPHDPVRLLNQLLEGLDDKKLLSTYSDKGRNSVVPPVIMFKILIYAYMNRSFSSREIQRLCQRDIHFIWLLNGYPAPSHHTINRFRKHHLSDGVMEDLFDQFIECLHTLDEIHFKNLFIDGTKVEANANRYSFIWLKSVTKNEAKLQVKIEKLLQQVNDSYLTSYSFDVKNPLPVLEACLLNLKEKVIEQSLEFVYGKGKRKTELQRQIETLEAFIEKQIIYLDYQKMIGSTRSSCSKTDPDATFMRMKEDHMKNGQLKPGYNVQIGVEAEYIVGVGVFQSANDVPTLIPFLDSLKGRLSRTFKQIIADAGYESEENYAYLKENHQKGFIKPLNYETSKTRKYKAQLGKRENMTYDELNDTYTCANGRTLKPIEVKIRESQTGYRKEVTIYECETCQECPLRLKCTKAKEGNSKRLEVSKKMLSLRTESLKNIQSEEGILLRKNRSIQVEGAFGVLKQDYGFRKFLTRGKVHVTVELLLLCFGYNVQKLHNKIQSHRCGQQLHPGKVA from the coding sequence ATGCGTAATCAAGAAAATATACATCAAGATTATACAACTTATTCAACTGGATATCAACTCTCTTTAACGATGGATATTCAAGTTTATATTCCACCTCATGATCCTGTACGTTTGCTTAATCAATTATTGGAGGGATTAGATGATAAAAAATTATTAAGCACTTACTCTGATAAAGGGAGAAATTCTGTCGTACCACCGGTGATCATGTTTAAGATTTTAATTTACGCGTACATGAATCGCTCTTTTTCTTCACGAGAAATTCAGCGACTTTGTCAACGGGATATTCATTTCATCTGGTTATTAAATGGATATCCAGCGCCTAGCCATCATACGATTAATCGATTTAGAAAACATCATTTAAGCGATGGTGTCATGGAAGATTTATTTGATCAATTCATTGAGTGTCTTCACACCTTAGATGAAATTCATTTTAAGAACCTATTTATTGATGGAACAAAAGTTGAAGCCAATGCCAATCGCTATTCGTTTATTTGGTTAAAATCAGTGACTAAAAATGAAGCGAAGCTCCAGGTCAAAATAGAAAAACTCCTTCAACAAGTGAATGACAGCTATCTCACTTCCTATTCATTTGATGTTAAGAATCCATTACCTGTGTTAGAGGCTTGTTTATTGAATTTAAAAGAAAAAGTCATCGAGCAATCTCTTGAATTTGTTTATGGGAAAGGGAAGCGAAAAACAGAGCTTCAACGTCAGATTGAAACACTTGAAGCATTCATAGAGAAACAAATCATTTACTTGGACTATCAAAAAATGATCGGTTCAACCCGCTCAAGTTGTTCAAAAACAGATCCGGATGCCACCTTCATGCGAATGAAAGAAGATCACATGAAAAATGGGCAACTCAAACCTGGGTATAATGTCCAGATTGGAGTTGAGGCCGAGTATATCGTAGGTGTGGGCGTTTTTCAGTCAGCTAACGATGTCCCCACACTCATTCCATTTTTAGATTCCCTGAAAGGTCGGCTTTCCAGAACGTTTAAACAAATCATTGCGGATGCTGGATATGAAAGTGAAGAAAATTATGCTTATTTGAAGGAAAACCATCAAAAAGGTTTCATTAAGCCCCTCAACTATGAAACCTCAAAAACAAGAAAATATAAAGCTCAACTGGGGAAACGAGAAAACATGACGTACGATGAACTCAACGATACCTATACGTGCGCAAATGGCAGAACGTTAAAACCGATCGAAGTTAAAATTCGAGAAAGTCAGACCGGTTATCGAAAAGAAGTCACGATTTATGAATGTGAAACCTGCCAAGAGTGTCCTTTGCGTTTAAAATGTACAAAAGCGAAAGAAGGAAACTCAAAACGATTGGAAGTGTCTAAAAAAATGCTTTCGCTAAGAACAGAGTCCCTTAAAAATATCCAAAGTGAAGAAGGGATTCTGTTAAGAAAGAATCGTTCGATTCAAGTCGAAGGTGCTTTTGGCGTGTTAAAACAAGATTATGGCTTCAGAAAATTTTTAACCCGTGGAAAAGTCCATGTCACAGTCGAACTATTGCTTCTATGTTTTGGATATAATGTGCAAAAATTACATAACAAAATTCAAAGCCATCGTTGCGGACAACAACTTCATCCAGGGAAAGTGGCTTAA
- a CDS encoding DUF445 domain-containing protein has protein sequence MNHVITLLMVTMVGAVIGWITNIFAIKLLFRPLTPIRIPFTPFTIVGLIPKRRNEIATTIAEVVSQELLSVDDLINETITDEDLQQIKGYVKEKIKVVIDEKTAMIPFPFKGMIQGPVEQMIDHEVDQGLNEVMINIKEMVKTRLTIEELIERNINALDLEELERLVLKIAKKELRHIEWLGFFLGGIIGLIQGILLMYI, from the coding sequence ATGAATCATGTGATAACTTTGTTAATGGTAACAATGGTTGGGGCAGTCATTGGTTGGATCACAAATATTTTCGCCATCAAACTTTTATTTCGTCCATTAACTCCAATTCGTATTCCTTTCACACCGTTTACGATCGTTGGTTTAATTCCTAAACGTCGAAATGAAATCGCAACAACAATTGCTGAAGTCGTTTCTCAAGAACTATTATCAGTGGATGATTTAATTAATGAAACGATCACTGATGAAGACTTACAACAAATTAAAGGCTATGTAAAAGAAAAAATTAAAGTCGTTATTGATGAAAAAACAGCTATGATTCCATTTCCTTTTAAAGGAATGATTCAAGGACCTGTTGAACAAATGATTGATCATGAAGTAGACCAAGGCTTAAACGAAGTCATGATTAATATCAAAGAGATGGTTAAAACGCGCTTAACAATTGAAGAACTCATTGAACGAAATATCAATGCACTTGATTTAGAAGAACTTGAACGACTTGTTCTAAAAATTGCGAAAAAAGAACTACGTCATATTGAATGGCTTGGCTTTTTCTTAGGTGGTATCATTGGTCTTATTCAAGGAATCCTTCTGATGTATATCTAA
- a CDS encoding transposase: MFMEGIISDSHSIFKFLKGLDLDLFLSKPQFRHLNHFLNLMISETYTGKISAVKHCHRTTFGRFLNDSSWDDEMISNQIQSYLLSCIYNRSHQTGKPIYVLVDDTTCVKTKPSSQATYPIQGCGWHYSHLHHQYVYGHQFVTLMLQCDDVTLPYQIIPYEKDKQSKIELVKEILTTLPKPPHKGYILADSWYTCETLFQIANQLGFYYLGGIKTNRIILPKGYRPKGIQLKSFANTLSLKDLDLVTVGSETYYTYTYEGRVRGGHVVKIILSWPQKAPLEEKALRCFMSHDLKLSAKQILKHYTKRWPIEIFFRETKQNFGLARYQVRTLKGIKRLMLMIQFVYLYLKRVTKTGDCIGESLRECQRKQKQELVKFIYIKAQTGVGLNTIFEELKIA, translated from the coding sequence ATGTTCATGGAAGGTATTATATCAGATTCTCATTCAATTTTCAAATTTTTAAAAGGGCTAGACTTAGACTTATTTCTATCGAAACCACAGTTTAGGCATCTTAACCATTTCCTAAATTTGATGATTAGTGAAACTTATACGGGCAAAATCTCTGCCGTTAAGCATTGTCATCGGACAACTTTTGGACGATTTTTAAATGATAGTTCCTGGGATGATGAGATGATTTCTAATCAAATTCAATCCTATCTTCTATCTTGCATTTACAATCGTTCACATCAAACAGGAAAACCTATTTACGTATTAGTAGATGATACAACATGTGTTAAAACTAAGCCCTCGTCACAGGCGACTTATCCTATTCAAGGATGTGGTTGGCACTACTCTCATCTTCATCATCAATACGTCTATGGCCATCAATTTGTTACCCTGATGCTTCAATGTGATGACGTCACCTTACCGTATCAAATCATTCCGTATGAGAAAGATAAACAGAGTAAAATTGAACTCGTTAAGGAGATTCTCACCACTTTACCTAAACCGCCTCATAAAGGATACATCCTAGCTGATAGTTGGTATACTTGTGAAACCTTATTCCAAATCGCTAATCAATTAGGCTTTTATTACTTAGGAGGAATCAAAACCAATCGAATCATTCTTCCGAAAGGCTATCGTCCGAAAGGGATTCAACTTAAATCATTTGCGAACACCTTATCCCTCAAAGATCTCGACTTAGTCACAGTTGGATCAGAGACCTATTATACTTATACATATGAGGGTCGAGTGAGAGGTGGCCATGTCGTCAAAATCATTTTGAGTTGGCCACAAAAGGCTCCACTTGAAGAAAAAGCCTTACGTTGTTTTATGAGTCATGATTTAAAATTGTCTGCTAAACAAATTCTTAAGCACTACACGAAACGTTGGCCCATTGAAATATTCTTTCGTGAAACGAAACAAAACTTTGGATTGGCTCGTTACCAAGTTCGAACATTAAAAGGGATTAAACGTTTGATGTTAATGATTCAATTCGTTTATCTGTATCTAAAGCGTGTAACTAAGACAGGGGATTGTATTGGCGAGAGTTTACGCGAATGCCAACGAAAACAAAAACAGGAATTAGTTAAGTTCATTTACATCAAAGCGCAAACCGGAGTAGGGTTAAATACCATTTTTGAAGAATTGAAAATTGCATAG
- a CDS encoding YtxH domain-containing protein: MKKRYIFTLGALMGGAAALFLTPKNGKELQAELLEKVEELQEKVQSFDQQSFKETCKEQVEQLKETITNFEFSDSIQLVEEKVKAINERIANLKGMIDDHQEETLPSLALNDELEDAEMVETLQTLEDLEEVEALEN; the protein is encoded by the coding sequence ATGAAGAAACGTTACATTTTTACATTAGGTGCTTTAATGGGTGGAGCGGCAGCATTGTTTTTAACACCTAAAAACGGAAAAGAATTACAAGCTGAATTGTTAGAAAAAGTAGAGGAACTACAAGAAAAAGTGCAAAGCTTTGATCAACAATCGTTTAAAGAGACATGTAAGGAACAAGTTGAGCAACTAAAAGAAACAATCACGAACTTTGAGTTTTCTGATTCCATTCAGTTAGTTGAAGAAAAAGTCAAAGCAATAAATGAGCGCATTGCTAACTTAAAAGGGATGATTGACGATCACCAAGAAGAGACACTTCCTTCACTTGCATTAAATGATGAATTAGAAGATGCTGAGATGGTTGAAACGTTACAGACGTTAGAAGACTTAGAGGAAGTAGAAGCTTTAGAAAATTAA
- a CDS encoding DedA family protein yields MQTSDILSGFNQYGPLLIFIILFLESLNLTGIPAIIILPTIGFFIKMSGSNFLFIYLITVLGSVSGCLLYYVVAIKFGRPLYDFFYRKIPATRRSLEKASELSERYGAMMCFIGRILPTVRTFISLMSGIFAIPFKTFSFYSAAGIAIWNFMTLFIGYLVALYSS; encoded by the coding sequence ATGCAAACATCGGATATTTTGAGTGGTTTTAATCAATATGGACCTCTCCTCATATTTATTATTTTGTTTTTAGAAAGCTTAAACTTAACCGGCATTCCTGCTATCATCATTTTACCAACCATTGGCTTTTTTATTAAAATGAGCGGTTCGAACTTTTTATTTATTTATCTCATAACCGTTCTTGGAAGTGTGAGCGGTTGTCTTCTTTATTATGTTGTCGCCATAAAATTCGGTCGTCCACTGTATGACTTCTTTTATCGTAAAATTCCTGCTACTCGACGTAGCCTAGAAAAAGCTAGTGAGTTAAGTGAACGTTACGGAGCCATGATGTGTTTTATTGGACGAATTTTGCCCACTGTTCGCACGTTCATTTCATTAATGTCTGGAATTTTTGCGATCCCTTTTAAAACATTCTCATTTTATTCGGCAGCAGGAATTGCCATTTGGAATTTTATGACACTCTTTATTGGTTATTTAGTTGCCCTTTACTCCTCATAA
- a CDS encoding metalloregulator ArsR/SmtB family transcription factor — protein sequence MSYVNVLKALADEKRLQIMCLLIHGSKCVCEIEPALNISQSSTSKHLIKLKNVGLIQSIKRGQWVHYYIPDEVFIRYPFVRQLIEAVNLEKFQH from the coding sequence ATGAGTTATGTTAATGTGTTAAAAGCATTAGCAGATGAGAAACGACTTCAAATTATGTGTTTGTTAATTCATGGATCAAAATGCGTCTGTGAGATTGAGCCAGCATTAAATATTTCTCAGTCTTCAACGTCCAAACACTTAATAAAGTTAAAAAATGTGGGACTCATTCAATCGATCAAACGAGGACAGTGGGTTCATTACTATATTCCTGATGAAGTGTTTATTCGTTATCCATTTGTTAGGCAGTTAATTGAAGCAGTTAATTTAGAAAAATTTCAACATTAA
- a CDS encoding arsenate reductase ArsC, which translates to MKKVAFVCVHNSCRSQMAEAFGKVLGLNVFESYSAGTEQREMINQDAVRIMKEIGMDMELTQRPKLLEEIPEVDIVITMGCNVNCPHLPCSHREDWGLEDPSGKSDEAFRETRDMIKAKVEELVRRIQNHDL; encoded by the coding sequence ATGAAAAAAGTAGCGTTTGTTTGTGTACATAATTCTTGCCGCTCGCAAATGGCGGAGGCATTTGGAAAAGTGTTAGGATTAAATGTTTTTGAATCCTATTCGGCTGGAACTGAGCAGCGAGAGATGATTAATCAAGATGCTGTACGAATCATGAAAGAGATTGGAATGGATATGGAGCTGACTCAACGTCCAAAACTTTTAGAAGAAATTCCAGAAGTGGATATTGTGATTACGATGGGATGTAATGTCAACTGTCCTCATTTACCTTGTTCACATCGCGAAGACTGGGGATTAGAAGATCCATCTGGAAAAAGTGATGAAGCATTTCGTGAAACACGCGATATGATTAAAGCTAAAGTTGAGGAGTTAGTTCGAAGAATTCAAAATCATGACTTATAA